In one Saimiri boliviensis isolate mSaiBol1 chromosome 3, mSaiBol1.pri, whole genome shotgun sequence genomic region, the following are encoded:
- the NIPAL1 gene encoding magnesium transporter NIPA3 isoform X1, translating to MGAQVRLPPGEPCREGYVLSLVCPNSSSQAWCEITNVSQLLASPMLYTDLNSSITNLSISANVENKYSLYMGLVLAVSSSIFIGASFILKKKGLLQLASKGVTRAGQGGHSYLKEWLWWAGLLSMGTGEAANFAAYAFAPATLVTPLGALSVLISAILSSYFLNEHLNIHGKIGCVLSILGSTVMVIHAPQEEEVTSLHEMEMKLRDPGFISFAVIITVISLVLILIVAPKKGQTNILIYISICSLIGAFSVSSVKGLGIAIKELIEWKPVYKHPLVFVLLAVLVLSVTTQINYLNKALDTFNTSLVTPIYYVFFTSMVVTCSAVLFQEWYGMTAGDIIGTLSGFFTIIIGIFLLHAFKNTDITWSELTSTAKKEVVSLNVSENNYVLLENLECSAPGYNDDITLFSRTDD from the exons GATATGTGCTGTCTCTGGTCTGTCCaaactcctcctcccaggcttgGTGTGAGATCACGAATGTGTCACAGCTGCTGGCTTCTCCTATGCTCTACACGGACCTGAATTCCAGCATAACCAACCTGAGCATTTCAGCAAAcgtagaaaacaaatacagtctTTATATGGGCTTGGTACTGGCAGTAAGCTCCAGTATTTTTATTGGCGCCAGCTTCATATTGAAAAAGAAGGGCCTCTTGCAACTGGCCAGCAAGGGCGTTACTAGAGCTG GACAAGGTGGACATTCTTACCTGAAGGAATGGCTCTGGTGGGCAGGATTGCTGTCAA TGGGAACAGGAGAGGCTGCGAATTTTGCTGCTTATGCTTTTGCACCTGCCACCTTGGTCACCCCGCTGGGCGCTCTGAGTGTTCTCATAAG TGCGATATTATCTTCCTACTTTTTAAATGAGCACTTGAACATTCATGGGAAAATAGGCTGCGTATTAAGCATATTGGGGTCAACTGTGATGGTTATCCATGCCCCACAAGAAGAGGAAGTCACTTCTTTGcatgaaatggaaatgaaattgaGAGATCCAG GGTTTATTTCCTTCGCTGTGATCATAACTGTGATCTCCTTGGTGCTGATTTTGATTGTGGCTCCCAAGAAAGGACAGACCAATATACTGATCTATATTTCAATCTGTTCTTTGATTGGAGCGTTTTCAGTTTCTTCTGTCAAAGGCCTGGGAATTGCCATTAAGGAGCTGATAGAATGGAAGCCAGTTTACAAACATCCCCTGGTCTTTGTTTTGCTGGCTGTACTTGTACTTTCAGTAACTACACAGATTAACTATCTCAACAAGGCACTGGACACCTTTAATACCTCTCTCGTGACACCCATTTATTATGTATTCTTCACATCCATGGTAGTGACTTGCTCTGCTGTCTTATTCCAAGAGTGGTATGGCATGACAGCTGGAGATATCATTGGGACCCTTAGTGGATTCTTCACTATTATCATTGGCATCTTCCTTctacatgcttttaaaaacactgaCATTACTTGGAGCGAGCTTACATCTACCGCTAAGAAAGAAGTCGTCTCTCTGAATGTCAGTGAAAACAATTATGTTTTACTAGAGAACTTGGAGTGTTCAGCCCCAGGATACAATGATGACATTACCCTGTTTAGCAGAACTGATGACTGA
- the NIPAL1 gene encoding magnesium transporter NIPA3 isoform X2, producing MLYTDLNSSITNLSISANVENKYSLYMGLVLAVSSSIFIGASFILKKKGLLQLASKGVTRAGQGGHSYLKEWLWWAGLLSMGTGEAANFAAYAFAPATLVTPLGALSVLISAILSSYFLNEHLNIHGKIGCVLSILGSTVMVIHAPQEEEVTSLHEMEMKLRDPGFISFAVIITVISLVLILIVAPKKGQTNILIYISICSLIGAFSVSSVKGLGIAIKELIEWKPVYKHPLVFVLLAVLVLSVTTQINYLNKALDTFNTSLVTPIYYVFFTSMVVTCSAVLFQEWYGMTAGDIIGTLSGFFTIIIGIFLLHAFKNTDITWSELTSTAKKEVVSLNVSENNYVLLENLECSAPGYNDDITLFSRTDD from the exons ATGCTCTACACGGACCTGAATTCCAGCATAACCAACCTGAGCATTTCAGCAAAcgtagaaaacaaatacagtctTTATATGGGCTTGGTACTGGCAGTAAGCTCCAGTATTTTTATTGGCGCCAGCTTCATATTGAAAAAGAAGGGCCTCTTGCAACTGGCCAGCAAGGGCGTTACTAGAGCTG GACAAGGTGGACATTCTTACCTGAAGGAATGGCTCTGGTGGGCAGGATTGCTGTCAA TGGGAACAGGAGAGGCTGCGAATTTTGCTGCTTATGCTTTTGCACCTGCCACCTTGGTCACCCCGCTGGGCGCTCTGAGTGTTCTCATAAG TGCGATATTATCTTCCTACTTTTTAAATGAGCACTTGAACATTCATGGGAAAATAGGCTGCGTATTAAGCATATTGGGGTCAACTGTGATGGTTATCCATGCCCCACAAGAAGAGGAAGTCACTTCTTTGcatgaaatggaaatgaaattgaGAGATCCAG GGTTTATTTCCTTCGCTGTGATCATAACTGTGATCTCCTTGGTGCTGATTTTGATTGTGGCTCCCAAGAAAGGACAGACCAATATACTGATCTATATTTCAATCTGTTCTTTGATTGGAGCGTTTTCAGTTTCTTCTGTCAAAGGCCTGGGAATTGCCATTAAGGAGCTGATAGAATGGAAGCCAGTTTACAAACATCCCCTGGTCTTTGTTTTGCTGGCTGTACTTGTACTTTCAGTAACTACACAGATTAACTATCTCAACAAGGCACTGGACACCTTTAATACCTCTCTCGTGACACCCATTTATTATGTATTCTTCACATCCATGGTAGTGACTTGCTCTGCTGTCTTATTCCAAGAGTGGTATGGCATGACAGCTGGAGATATCATTGGGACCCTTAGTGGATTCTTCACTATTATCATTGGCATCTTCCTTctacatgcttttaaaaacactgaCATTACTTGGAGCGAGCTTACATCTACCGCTAAGAAAGAAGTCGTCTCTCTGAATGTCAGTGAAAACAATTATGTTTTACTAGAGAACTTGGAGTGTTCAGCCCCAGGATACAATGATGACATTACCCTGTTTAGCAGAACTGATGACTGA